GCTAGGTCTACCAACGCATCAACAATTGCTGCTGCTACCACGGCACCGCCCTTGCACCCCTTAATCCGAATGTGAGGAACTAAAGAGTCTCGCAAGCGTTCTTTAGCAACATCCACATCCACAAATCCAGCGGGTGCACCAATTACCAAAGCAGGTCGAATTTCTTCCGCTTCAATTAACTCAACCAACGCTGTCAGCGCTGTCTGCTCTTGACTAATAACAAAAATTCCTTCTGGGTAACGTTTAGCTAGTGTCTCAATTCCCCGAGCAGCACGAGTTTTTTCCTTTTGAGGTCGAGTCAAGGCATCCATGCTGCAATACACCGGATTAGCAAAGGTGTTTTGGATATTGGGCGTGATGCCAACTTGTACCATCGGCACATCTACTACAATCGTGCTACGAGCTGCCAGGGCTGCGGCTCCAGACTGAAGGGCACGTTCAGAAAAGTGAATTAAAGACTTGTACTCAAAGTCAGCTGTGGCATAGATCGCGCGGCGGACAATTTCGTATTCTGCCGGAGAAAAGACGTGTTCAT
This window of the Chroococcidiopsis sp. CCMEE 29 genome carries:
- a CDS encoding precorrin-8X methylmutase, which codes for MEWQLTDAQNLAVIDREIDEHVFSPAEYEIVRRAIYATADFEYKSLIHFSERALQSGAAALAARSTIVVDVPMVQVGITPNIQNTFANPVYCSMDALTRPQKEKTRAARGIETLAKRYPEGIFVISQEQTALTALVELIEAEEIRPALVIGAPAGFVDVDVAKERLRDSLVPHIRIKGCKGGAVVAAAIVDALVDLAWQAYGQDGNLGS